In a single window of the Panthera leo isolate Ple1 chromosome A1, P.leo_Ple1_pat1.1, whole genome shotgun sequence genome:
- the GRM6 gene encoding metabotropic glutamate receptor 6 encodes MARPGSAREPPLLALLPPLLVLVQAGAAGAAGSVRLAGGLTLGGLFPVHARGAAGRACGQLKKEQGVHRLEAMLYALDRVNADPALLPGVRLGARLLDTCSRDTYALEQALTFVQALIQGRGDGDEGAVRCPGGVPPLRAAPPERVVAVVGASASSVSIMVANVLRLFAIPQISYASTAPELSDSTRYDFFSRVVPPDSYQAQAMVDIVRALGWNYVSTLASEGNYGESGVEAFVQISREAGGVCIAQSIKIPREPKPGEFNKVIKRLMETPNARGIIIFANEDDIRRVLEAARQANLTGHFLWVGSDSWGAKTSPILNLEDVAVGAITILPKRASIDGFDQYFMTRSLENNRRNIWFAEFWEENFNCKLISSGTQSDDSARKCTGEERIGRDSTYEQEGKVQFVIDAVYAIAHALHSMHQALCPGLTGLCPAMETTDGRMLLQYIRAVRFNGSAGTPVMFNENGDAPGRYDIFQYQAANGSAGSGGYQAVGQWAETLRLDVEALQWSGDTREVPGSQCSLPCGPGERKKMVKGVPCCWHCEACDGYRFQVDEFTCEACPGDMRPTRNHTGCRPTPIVRLTWSSPWAAPPLLLAVLGSMATTTVVATFVRHNDTPIVRASGRELSYVLLTGIFLIYAITFLMVAEPGAAVCAGRRLFLGLGTTLSYSALLTKTNRIYRIFEQGKRSVTPPPFISPTSQLVITFSLTSVQVVGVMAWLGAQPPHSVIDYEEQRTVDPEQARGVLKCDMSDLSLIGCLGYSLLLMVTCTVYAIKARGVPETFNEAKPIGFTMYTTCIIWLAFVPIFFGTAQSAEKIYIQTTTLTVSLSLSASVSLGMLYVPKTYVILFHPEQNVQKRKRSLKATSTVAAPPKGEDTEAPK; translated from the exons CGCCCGAGAGCCGCCGCTCCTGGCGCTGCTGCCGCCGCTGTTGGTGCTGGTGCAAgcgggcgcggcgggcgcggcgggcTCGGTGCGCCTGGCGGGCGGCCTCACGCTGGGCGGCCTGTTCCCGGTGCACGCGCGGGGCGCTGCGGGCAGGGCGTGCGGGCAGCTGAAGAAGGAGCAGGGCGTGCACCGGCTGGAGGCCATGCTGTACGCGCTGGACCGCGTGAACGCCGACCCTGCGCTGCTGCCCGGCGTGCGCCTGGGCGCGCGGCTGCTCGACACCTGCTCTCGGGACACGTACGCGCTGGAGCAGGCGCTGACCTTCGTGCAGGCGCTGATCCAGGGCCGCGGCGACGGCGACGAGGGGGCAGTGCGCTGCCCCGGAGGCGTCCCTCCGCTGCGCGCCGCGCCCCCCGAGCGGGTCGTGGCTGTCGTCGGCGCGTCGGCCAGCTCCGTCTCCATCATGGTCGCCAATGTGCTGCGCCTGTTTGCG ATACCCCAGATCAGCTACGCGTCCACAGCCCCTGAGCTCAGCGACTCCACACGCTATGACTTCTTCTCCCGAGTCGTGCCACCTGACTCCTACCAGGCCCAGGCCATGGTGGACATCGTGAGGGCGCTGGGATGGAACTACGTGTCCACACTGGCCTCCGAGGGCAACTATGGCGAGAGTGGGGTTGAGGCCTTTGTGCAGATCTCCCGGGAGGCTG GGGGGGTCTGTATTGCCCAGTCCATCAAGATTCCTAGGGAACCAAAGCCAGGAGAATTCAACAAGGTGATCAAGAGATTAATGGAGACACCCAATGCCCGGGGCATCATCATCTTTGCCAACGAGGATGACATCAG GAGGGTACTGGAGGCCGCACGCCAGGCCAACCTGACGGGTCACTTCCTATGGGTCGGCTCTGACAGCTGGGGAGCCAAGACCTCACCCATCCTGAACCTGGAGGATGTGGCCGTGGGGGCCATCACCATCCTGCCCAAAAGGGCTTCCATAGATG gATTTGACCAGTACTTCATGACCCGCTCCCTGGAGAACAACCGCCGGAACATCTGGTTTGCCGAGTTCTGGGAAGAGAATTTCAACTGCAAACTGATCAGCTCAGGTACCCAGTCCGACGACTCCGCCCGCAAATGCACAG GTGAGGAACGCATCGGCCGGGACTCTACCTACGAGCAGGAGGGGAAGGTGCAGTTTGTGATCGATGCTGTGTACGCCATTGCCCACGCCCTCCACAGCATGCACCAAGCACTCTGCCCAGGGCTCACGGGCCTGTGCCCCGCGATGGAGACCACCGATGGGCGGATGCTGCTGCAGTATATTCGAGCTGTCCGCTTCAATG GCAGCGCGGGGACCCCGGTGATGTTCAACGAGAACGGGGATGCGCCCGGGCGCTATGACATCTTCCAGTACCAGGCGGCCAACGGCAGTGCGGGCAGCGGTGGCTACCAGGCCGTGGGCCAGTGGGCAGAGACTCTCAGGCTGGAC GTGGAAGCTCTCCAGTGGTCGGGAGACACCCGCGAGGTGCCTGGGTCCCAGTGCAGCCTCCCCTGTGGGCCTGGTGAGCGGAAAAAGATGGTGAAGGGCGTCCCCTGCTGCTGGCACTGCGAGGCCTGTGACGGGTACCGCTTCCAGGTGGACGAGTTCACGTGCGAGGCCTGCCCCGGGGACATGCGGCCCACGCGCAACCACACGGGCTGCCGCCCCACGCCCATCGTGCGCCTGACCTGGTCCTCGCCCTGGGCCGCGCCGCCACTCCTGCTGGCCGTGCTGGGCAGCATGGCCACCACCACCGTGGTGGCCACCTTTGTGCGGCACAACGACACGCCGATCGTCCGCGCCTCGGGCCGCGAGCTCAGTTATGTGCTGCTCACAGGCATCTTCCTCATCTACGCCATCACCTTCCTCATGGTGGCCGAGCCCGGCGCGGCAGTGTGCGCCGGCCGCAGGCTCTTCCTCGGCCTTGGCACCACGCTCAGCTACTCTGCCTTGCTCACCAAGACCAACCGCATCTACCGCATCTTCGAGCAGGGGAAGCGCTCTGTCACGCCGCCGCCCTTCATCAGCCCCACCTCGCAGCTCGTCATCACCTTCAGCCTCACCTCCGTGCAG GTGGTGGGAGTAATGGCATGGCTGGGGGCCCAGCCCCCACACAGTGTGATTGACTACGAAGAGCAACGGACCGTGGACCCGGAGCAGGCCAGAGGGGTGCTCAAGTGCGACATGTCAGATCTGTCCCTCATCGGCTGCCTGGGCTACAGCCTCCTACTCATGGTCACATGCACAGTGTATGCCATCAAGGCCCGCGGTGTGCCCGAGACCTTCAATGAGGCCAAGCCCATCGGCTTTACCATGTACACCACCTGCATCATCTGGCTAGCTTTTGTGCCTATCTTCTTTGGTACCGCCCAGTCAGCTGAGAAG ATCTACATCCAAACCACCACACTGACTGTGTCCTTGAGCCTGAGTGCATCGGTGTCCCTTGGCATGCTCTATGTGCCCAAGACCTACGTCATCCTGTTCCACCCGGAGCAGAATGTGCAGAAGCGGAAGCGAAGCCTCAAGGCGACCTCCACAGTGGCAGCCCCACCCAAGGGCGAGGACACGGAGGCCCCCAAGTAG